The genomic DNA CGCGAGCACGCGCGAGAACCCGCTCAACCCCCACGAGGAGGTCAACGCGTGAGCACGTTCCTTGGACTTCCCGGCCTGCGCCCGGGACACCGCTACCACCGCCCCCACGGACAGGAGGCCCCCGAGAGCATGGGGCGCGTGGTGGCCCACGAGGACTTCCCGGACGCCGCGCCCGTTCACCTCGCCGACGCCCAGCTCCGCTCCAACCTGCGCCACGCCACCCACACCATCCGGGACAAGCGGCTCAAGGTCGTTGCCGAGCTCGACGACTGGGAGCTGCTGCGCGAGTCCGGCAGCCAGATCAAGGCCCACGCGATGAAAAACCTCGCGGACCTCCTGGAGCAGTTCGAGGCCAGCGCCACCGCGGCCGGCGCCACGGTCCACTGGGCCAAGGACGCAACCGAGGCCAACGAGATCATCCGCGGCATCCTCCGCGAGGAGGGCGCCGAGGAGGTCATCAAGGTCAAGTCGATGGCCACGCAGGAGATCGGCCTCAACGAGGACCTGGCCGAGCACGGCATCAAGGCGTTCGAGACCGACCTCGCCGAGCTGATCGTCCAGCTCGACGATGACCTCCCCTCGCACATTCTCGTTCCCGCCATCCACAAGAACCGAGACCAGATCCGGGACATCTTCCTCCGCGAGATGGAGGACGCGCCCGAGGGGCTCACGAACAATCCCGCCGAGCTCGCCGCCGCCGCCCGCACACACCTCCGCCGGAAGTTCCTCTCCACCAAGGTCGCGATCTCCGGCGCGAACTTCGCCCTCGCTGACACGGGCACGCTCGGCGTCGTCGAATCCGAAGGCAACGGCCGCATGTGCCTCACGCTCCCGGAGACGCTCATCTCCCTCGTCGGCATCGAGAAGGTGCTGCCGAGCTTCGAGGACATCCACGTCATGGGGCAGCTGCTCCCGCGCTCGTCCACCGGCGAGCGGATGAACCCGTACACCTCGCTGTGGACGGGCGTCACGCCGGGGGACGGCCCGCAGACGGTGCACATCGTGCTCCTCGACAACGGGCGCACCCGGGCACTCGCTGACGAGTACGGGCGTTCGGCCCTGCACTGCATCCGCTGCTCCGCCTGCATGAACGTGTGCCCGGTGTACGAGCGCACGGGCGGCCACGCCTACGGCTCCACGTACCCGGGGCCCATCGGCGCCATCCTCTCGCCGCTCCTCACAGGCACGGACGTCGAGGGCAATGACTCCCTCCCGTTCGCGTCGAGCCTCTGCGGCGCGTGCTACGACGCCTGCCCGGTCAAGATCAACATCCCGGACATCCTCGTGCACCTGCGCGGGCGGTCCGAGGACGGCAAGCAGGGCGCGTCCCGCATGACGCAGCTGGACGCTGGCCTCGCAGGCGCGACCTGGCTCTTCGCGGACGGACGCCGCTTCGGTGCCCTCCAGAAGGGCCTGGTGGGCGCTCGTCTCGCGGG from Falsarthrobacter nasiphocae includes the following:
- a CDS encoding lactate utilization protein B, translating into MSTFLGLPGLRPGHRYHRPHGQEAPESMGRVVAHEDFPDAAPVHLADAQLRSNLRHATHTIRDKRLKVVAELDDWELLRESGSQIKAHAMKNLADLLEQFEASATAAGATVHWAKDATEANEIIRGILREEGAEEVIKVKSMATQEIGLNEDLAEHGIKAFETDLAELIVQLDDDLPSHILVPAIHKNRDQIRDIFLREMEDAPEGLTNNPAELAAAARTHLRRKFLSTKVAISGANFALADTGTLGVVESEGNGRMCLTLPETLISLVGIEKVLPSFEDIHVMGQLLPRSSTGERMNPYTSLWTGVTPGDGPQTVHIVLLDNGRTRALADEYGRSALHCIRCSACMNVCPVYERTGGHAYGSTYPGPIGAILSPLLTGTDVEGNDSLPFASSLCGACYDACPVKINIPDILVHLRGRSEDGKQGASRMTQLDAGLAGATWLFADGRRFGALQKGLVGARLAGRFLPGPGGKISALPGIAGKWTVSRDLPQVPAHSFRADFAAGRSPYSRGTTTPAAGGERPESAAPTSEGDVK